Proteins encoded in a region of the Macadamia integrifolia cultivar HAES 741 unplaced genomic scaffold, SCU_Mint_v3 scaffold540, whole genome shotgun sequence genome:
- the LOC122069166 gene encoding tRNA-splicing endonuclease subunit Sen2-1-like, giving the protein MGPRWKGRGSEAKALAEPMSEIVQKLQSVLMQSQTLGSLSSCSVLLQADLEQAHLLNMACFGRPIVTTEKDKQWFQFGFEEAFYLCHSLKCLQIIGVEDNCVMNEEELWKYMNSKRTGFPDFYKAYSHLRMKNWVIRPGSQYGVDFVAYRHHPALVHSEYAVLVLSGGGDNANRRLRVWSDLEGTIRLCGSVAKTLLILTVNSNGSDLVSPLCLEHCSVEERTCMRWGPERCRESHFVIGNGLNETQ; this is encoded by the coding sequence ATGGGACCAAGGTGGAAGGGAAGGGGCTCAGAAGCTAAGGCCCTTGCAGAACCCATGTCGGAAATAGTCCAAAAACTTCAATCTGTTCTAATGCAATCACAAACACTTGGGTCACTCTCAAGTTGCAGTGTTCTTCTTCAGGCAGATCTTGAACAAGCCCATCTTCTGAATATGGCATGTTTTGGCAGGCCCATTGTTACAACTGAGAAAGATAAGCAgtggtttcaatttggttttgaggAGGCCTTCTACCTCTGCCACTCTCTCAAATGTCTCCAAATTATAGGGGTGGAAGATAATTGTGTAATGAACGAAGAAGAGCTATGGAAGTACATGAATTCTAAGAGAACAGGATTCCCTGATTTCTATAAGGCTTATTCTCATCTTCGGATGAAGAATTGGGTTATACGACCAGGTTCTCAGTATGGCGTGGACTTTGTTGCTTACCGTCACCACCCAGCTCTAGTACATTCTGAATATGCAGTGCTTGTTCTGTCGGGAGGTGGTGATAATGCGAATAGACGATTAAGGGTTTGGTCTGATTTGGAAGGCACCATTAGGCTCTGTGGAAGTGTTGCCAAAACATTGTTGATTCTTACTGTCAATAGTAATGGCTCTGATTTGGTTTCTCCCTTATGTTTGGAGCATTGCAGTGTTGAAGAACGTACATGTATGAGATGGGGTCCTGAGCGATGTCGTGAAAGTCATTTTGTTATAGGAAATGGATTAAATGAGACTCAGTAG